In one Arachis duranensis cultivar V14167 chromosome 9, aradu.V14167.gnm2.J7QH, whole genome shotgun sequence genomic region, the following are encoded:
- the LOC107467436 gene encoding uncharacterized protein LOC107467436 isoform X1, which translates to MSRRDSDSKRYHSKFDSESSPKRYRRDGRQEREREREREKDRVATNGGDHTDRDQRPNLLNRSKEVNKDVADKKSNDHNEPSKHSSDPTQPPRSHSYYQHDERGNAGQVGRNADRREAGGKVSSQNREYNEKVETGHSREPRDEKSHTKLDDSFQRRGGFSERKDEQPTTTRRRPAFREKKIPVDSGEVNPATRMVVKAVHTDQSSERNERKEEKSSNPNHMDRPEKQNADDRLPNRTEARRDGFSSRVRYGANGGNGNYRGRDRFHGRQGYQPTKTRAEKWKHDLYQEVNKDPTPKNDDDQIAKLEALLAS; encoded by the exons ATGTCTCGTCGAGACTCTGATTCGAAGCGCTACCATTCTAAGTTCGATTCAGAATCCAG TCCCAAGAGATATAGAAGGGATGGAAgacaagaaagagaaagagagagggagagagagaaggacAGAGTAGCAACAAATGGAGGAGACCATACGGATCGGGACCAAAGACCCAATTTGCTAAATCGTTCTAAGGAAGTTAACAAAGATGTTGCTGACAAGAAATCAAATGATCATAATGAACCATCCAAGCATTCATCTGATCCTACTCAACCTCCAAGATCCCACTCTTATTATCAG CATGATGAACGTGGTAATGCTGGGCAGGTTGGTCGAAATGCTGATCGTAGGGAAGCTGGTG GAAAAGTCTCTTCTCAGAACAGAGAGTATAATGAAAAGGTGGAGACAGGTCATAGTAGAGAGCCAAGAGATGAGAAATCACATACTAAATTGGATGACAGTTTCCAGCGACGGGGTGGTTTTTCTGAGAGGAAAGATGAGCAACCTACTACTACGAGGAGAAGGCCAGCATTTAGGGAGAAGAAGATTCCAGTGGATTCAGGAGAAGTTAATCCAGCAACAAGGATGGTGGTAAAGGCTGTCCATACTGACCAGTCTTCAGAAAGGAATgaaaggaaggaagaaaaaaGCAGCAACCCCAACCATATGGATAGACCTGAGAAGCAAAATGCAGATGACAGATTACCAAATAGGACTGAAGCTAGGAGGGATGGCTTTTCATCAAGAGTTAGGTATGGGGCCAATGGAGGCAATGGTAATTACAGGGGAAGAGATAGATTCCACGGAAGACAGGGTTATCAACCAACCAAGACCCGAGCAGAGAAGTGGAAACATGATTTGTACCAAGAGGTTAATAAGGACCCTACGCCAAAGAACGATGATGACCAGATTGCAAAGCTGGAAGCACTCTTGGCTTCATGA
- the LOC107467436 gene encoding uncharacterized protein LOC107467436 isoform X2 translates to MSRRDSDSKRYHSKFDSESSPKRYRRDGRQEREREREREKDRVATNGGDHTDRDQRPNLLNRSKEVNKDVADKKSNDHNEPSKHSSDPTQPPRSHSYYQVGRNADRREAGGKVSSQNREYNEKVETGHSREPRDEKSHTKLDDSFQRRGGFSERKDEQPTTTRRRPAFREKKIPVDSGEVNPATRMVVKAVHTDQSSERNERKEEKSSNPNHMDRPEKQNADDRLPNRTEARRDGFSSRVRYGANGGNGNYRGRDRFHGRQGYQPTKTRAEKWKHDLYQEVNKDPTPKNDDDQIAKLEALLAS, encoded by the exons ATGTCTCGTCGAGACTCTGATTCGAAGCGCTACCATTCTAAGTTCGATTCAGAATCCAG TCCCAAGAGATATAGAAGGGATGGAAgacaagaaagagaaagagagagggagagagagaaggacAGAGTAGCAACAAATGGAGGAGACCATACGGATCGGGACCAAAGACCCAATTTGCTAAATCGTTCTAAGGAAGTTAACAAAGATGTTGCTGACAAGAAATCAAATGATCATAATGAACCATCCAAGCATTCATCTGATCCTACTCAACCTCCAAGATCCCACTCTTATTATCAG GTTGGTCGAAATGCTGATCGTAGGGAAGCTGGTG GAAAAGTCTCTTCTCAGAACAGAGAGTATAATGAAAAGGTGGAGACAGGTCATAGTAGAGAGCCAAGAGATGAGAAATCACATACTAAATTGGATGACAGTTTCCAGCGACGGGGTGGTTTTTCTGAGAGGAAAGATGAGCAACCTACTACTACGAGGAGAAGGCCAGCATTTAGGGAGAAGAAGATTCCAGTGGATTCAGGAGAAGTTAATCCAGCAACAAGGATGGTGGTAAAGGCTGTCCATACTGACCAGTCTTCAGAAAGGAATgaaaggaaggaagaaaaaaGCAGCAACCCCAACCATATGGATAGACCTGAGAAGCAAAATGCAGATGACAGATTACCAAATAGGACTGAAGCTAGGAGGGATGGCTTTTCATCAAGAGTTAGGTATGGGGCCAATGGAGGCAATGGTAATTACAGGGGAAGAGATAGATTCCACGGAAGACAGGGTTATCAACCAACCAAGACCCGAGCAGAGAAGTGGAAACATGATTTGTACCAAGAGGTTAATAAGGACCCTACGCCAAAGAACGATGATGACCAGATTGCAAAGCTGGAAGCACTCTTGGCTTCATGA
- the LOC127741460 gene encoding uncharacterized protein LOC127741460, which translates to MEGLIPYLYQAIKKHQNNHHHDHHHHHHGMKRSLSHSESSNRSYHLLLGSDSFTGSSHRRTRSESHPPNNNTTAEGVDSFLVSPRGPFAVAPPPPNAAATTSAKSFAAKV; encoded by the coding sequence ATGGAAGGTTTGATTCCATATCTTTATCAAGCGATaaagaagcaccaaaataatcaCCATCAtgatcaccaccaccaccaccatggAATGAAGAGGAGCTTGTCCCATTCCGAGAGCTCGAACCGGAGCTACCATTTGCTCTTGGGGTCAGACTCCTTCACTGGATCATCTCACAGGAGAACAAGGTCTGAGTCTCACCCTCCCAACAATAATACTACAGCTGAAGGTGTTGATAGCTTCTTGGTCAGTCCCAGAGGCCCTTTCGCCGTTGCTCCTCCTCCTCCAAATGCTGCCGCCACAACTAGTGCTAAATCTTTTGCTGCAAAAGTCTAA